The Bacillus sp. Marseille-Q1617 genome has a segment encoding these proteins:
- the htpX gene encoding protease HtpX, with the protein MGKRIFYFLLTNILVLLTISIIFSVTGAGNYINEAGGIDFGALLIFSAIIGFSGSFISLALSRWMAKKMMNVRVLDPNGPLSSAEQGIVEKVHRLSRAAGLMHMPEVGIYDSPEVNAFATGPSKKRSLVAVSTGLLREMDDDAVEGVIAHEVAHVANGDMVTMTLLQGVVNTFVVFLSRIAAWIASRFVKEEMAPIVHFIAVILFQIVFSILGSLVVFAYSRHREFHADRGGADLAGKDKMVHALRMLKDYSARMRGEDDTAISTLKINGRRKSAMFSTHPDLDDRINRLQAK; encoded by the coding sequence ATGGGTAAACGTATTTTTTATTTCCTTTTGACCAACATCCTGGTCCTGCTCACCATCTCCATCATTTTTTCGGTGACTGGAGCCGGAAATTATATTAATGAGGCGGGTGGGATAGATTTCGGGGCACTGTTGATCTTCAGTGCCATCATCGGTTTCTCCGGATCTTTCATTTCACTGGCGTTGTCGCGCTGGATGGCCAAAAAAATGATGAATGTCCGTGTGCTTGATCCGAACGGACCGCTGTCCTCAGCAGAACAGGGGATTGTCGAGAAAGTCCACCGTCTATCAAGAGCTGCCGGACTTATGCATATGCCGGAGGTTGGAATCTATGACTCGCCGGAAGTGAATGCTTTCGCAACAGGACCATCGAAGAAGCGTTCCCTCGTTGCCGTATCAACCGGACTCCTCCGCGAGATGGACGACGATGCCGTGGAAGGTGTCATCGCCCATGAGGTTGCCCACGTGGCGAACGGCGACATGGTGACCATGACGCTTCTGCAGGGTGTTGTCAATACATTCGTTGTGTTCCTTTCACGTATTGCCGCGTGGATTGCCTCACGTTTTGTAAAAGAAGAAATGGCACCGATCGTTCATTTCATTGCCGTTATCCTTTTCCAAATCGTCTTCTCTATCCTTGGAAGCTTGGTGGTATTCGCGTACTCCCGTCACAGGGAGTTCCATGCAGACCGCGGCGGAGCGGATCTTGCCGGGAAGGATAAAATGGTCCATGCCCTGCGTATGCTGAAAGACTATTCAGCGCGTATGAGAGGCGAGGATGATACAGCCATCTCCACGTTGAAAATCAACGGCCGCAGAAAATCAGCCATGTTCTCGACTCACCCGGACCTTGATGACCGCATAAACAGACTACAAGCTAAATAA
- a CDS encoding GNAT family N-acetyltransferase, whose protein sequence is MKVIETDRLTLRWAEEEDAGFIYALLNEPGWMKYIGDKGIHSLEDAVTYILKGPRAMYEKEGFGLFLTELKENHTPIGLCGLIKREGLEDVDIGFAFLSDHQSQGYAYEAASGTLEFAKEHGLKRIVAITTKDNHSSSKLLEKLGMKHEGYVILPNDTEELKKYTMTL, encoded by the coding sequence ATGAAAGTTATTGAAACAGACCGGCTCACTCTCCGCTGGGCGGAGGAAGAGGATGCCGGGTTCATTTATGCATTGCTGAATGAGCCTGGATGGATGAAGTATATAGGTGACAAAGGGATCCATTCTCTCGAAGATGCAGTGACCTATATTCTAAAAGGCCCGCGTGCTATGTATGAGAAGGAAGGATTCGGCCTATTCTTGACCGAATTGAAGGAAAATCATACTCCGATCGGGTTGTGCGGATTGATCAAACGGGAAGGGCTTGAAGATGTAGACATCGGTTTTGCGTTCCTCTCTGATCATCAATCACAGGGATATGCATATGAGGCAGCAAGCGGCACACTGGAGTTTGCGAAGGAGCACGGATTAAAGCGGATTGTGGCGATTACGACAAAGGATAACCACTCATCTTCCAAACTTCTTGAAAAGCTCGGGATGAAGCATGAAGGGTATGTGATCCTGCCCAATGACACAGAGGAATTAAAGAAATACACAATGACATTGTAA
- a CDS encoding YdiU family protein: MMQEKNQTEAGWNFDNSYAELPQSFFKKQMPSPVRSPELVILNGSLVDSLGLDAKILQTGSGVEVFAGNEPPEGAEPLAQAYAGHQFGHFTMLGDGRAILLGEQITPSGERVDIQLKGSGRTPYSRGGDGRAGLGPMLREYIISEAMHALGIPTTRSLAVVTTGESIIRETEQTGAILSRVAASHLRVGTFQYASKFSSLDDLRALADYAIERHYPEAARTENRYLAFLQGVIKRQAALIAKWQHAGFIHGVMNTDNMTISGETIDYGPCAFMDTFDPATVFSSIDRQGRYAYGNQPPIAGWNLARFAETLLPLLHDEDEKSLQLAQDAISEFPKLYHSNWLKGMRAKLGIFNEEEEDKALIEELLGMMHEHEADYTNTFRSLTFNQQEDSALFASEEFAQWKNRWEERLDRQQNSNKDVQELMKNSNPAVIPRNHRVEEALEAAVERGDLTVMEGLLKVLSNPYEHSPEQEKYCAPAPPSERPYRTFCGT; this comes from the coding sequence ATGATGCAGGAAAAAAATCAAACGGAAGCCGGCTGGAATTTTGACAATAGCTATGCGGAACTTCCGCAGTCATTTTTTAAAAAACAGATGCCGTCTCCCGTGCGTTCTCCGGAGCTGGTCATCCTTAACGGTTCGCTGGTTGATTCATTGGGACTCGACGCAAAAATCCTTCAAACCGGATCCGGGGTGGAGGTCTTCGCAGGCAACGAGCCTCCGGAGGGTGCCGAGCCTTTGGCACAAGCATATGCAGGTCATCAATTTGGGCATTTCACCATGCTCGGCGACGGACGGGCGATCCTGCTTGGTGAGCAGATCACACCTTCAGGCGAAAGGGTCGATATCCAATTGAAGGGATCTGGACGGACGCCTTATTCACGTGGAGGCGATGGCCGCGCCGGGCTAGGGCCGATGCTCCGCGAGTATATCATCAGTGAAGCGATGCATGCCCTTGGGATCCCGACGACGAGAAGTCTGGCGGTCGTGACGACAGGGGAGTCGATCATCCGTGAAACCGAGCAGACGGGAGCCATCCTATCGCGGGTGGCGGCAAGCCACCTGCGCGTGGGTACGTTTCAATATGCTTCAAAATTCAGCTCTCTTGATGATCTCCGTGCCTTGGCTGATTATGCAATCGAGCGCCATTATCCGGAAGCGGCCCGAACAGAGAACCGCTACCTCGCATTTTTGCAGGGAGTGATCAAGCGGCAGGCTGCACTCATTGCCAAATGGCAGCATGCCGGATTCATCCACGGTGTGATGAACACCGACAATATGACAATCAGCGGGGAAACGATTGACTACGGTCCATGTGCGTTCATGGACACATTTGACCCGGCGACGGTATTCAGTTCCATTGACCGGCAGGGACGATATGCGTATGGAAATCAGCCGCCGATCGCCGGCTGGAACTTGGCCCGATTCGCAGAAACACTGCTCCCGCTGCTGCATGATGAGGATGAGAAATCCCTTCAACTCGCCCAGGATGCCATTTCGGAGTTTCCTAAGTTGTATCATTCCAACTGGCTGAAAGGCATGCGGGCAAAACTTGGAATTTTCAATGAAGAGGAAGAAGATAAGGCTTTAATAGAAGAACTTCTTGGCATGATGCATGAACATGAGGCCGACTATACCAACACATTCCGCTCCTTGACTTTTAACCAGCAGGAAGATTCAGCTTTATTTGCCTCAGAAGAATTTGCTCAGTGGAAAAATCGCTGGGAGGAAAGGCTTGATCGACAGCAAAATTCCAACAAAGATGTCCAGGAATTGATGAAGAACAGCAACCCGGCAGTCATCCCCCGCAACCACCGGGTAGAAGAAGCACTGGAAGCGGCGGTGGAAAGGGGAGATCTCACGGTTATGGAGGGCTTGCTTAAGGTTCTCTCCAATCCCTATGAGCATTCTCCAGAGCAGGAAAAATACTGCGCACCGGCTCCGCCTTCAGAACGGCCATACCGAACGTTCTGCGGCACATGA
- a CDS encoding IS4 family transposase has translation MSKSIGQRMLICQCLSQLPTEDLQCPLLDYGKKLTTKALLRIGVAAHLDQMSSYSHIEEKIRAYTDLMKLLNVNGISGSQISRRINDLSTEVVQSVFIKVMAKVRHYTRKQNGISNAIGRLNIVDSTEFRLPENMCDWAFISKGHNAVKMHTRLVVTSKNTVFPDKIVPSTGNVTDFESSDVIIEEANATYVMDRGYGSKKNLMDWLDKEIDFVARIGKNLVLYTLEEREPTHSSVLKDETVNFGISNEPVRYIEFVDEKNQVYRILTTRFDLTDVEILEIYKNRWLIELFFKWIKGHLKMKKIWSTKPQGIWNHMFLALIAYGLSLLIKLQLNSTKTAWNFFRVLQIYLFQPADRILNELNRRKKPSKGRQKVQKPLGKKNLFFGDTGIVMVKEKKTKKK, from the coding sequence ATGAGTAAAAGTATAGGTCAAAGAATGTTAATTTGTCAATGTTTATCCCAACTTCCTACGGAAGATTTACAATGTCCTCTTCTTGATTATGGAAAGAAGCTGACTACAAAAGCCCTATTAAGGATAGGTGTGGCTGCGCACCTGGATCAGATGAGTTCGTATTCTCATATTGAAGAAAAGATCCGAGCGTATACCGATCTAATGAAACTATTGAATGTCAACGGGATTAGTGGCTCTCAAATAAGCCGGCGGATCAACGATCTTTCTACCGAGGTAGTACAAAGTGTTTTTATCAAAGTAATGGCTAAAGTTCGTCACTACACTCGGAAGCAAAACGGTATTTCGAATGCGATTGGACGTTTGAACATCGTGGATTCTACAGAATTTCGGTTACCTGAAAACATGTGTGACTGGGCCTTTATTTCAAAGGGCCATAATGCTGTTAAAATGCATACACGATTGGTTGTCACTTCCAAAAATACAGTGTTTCCAGATAAAATCGTCCCTTCAACGGGTAATGTGACAGACTTTGAAAGCTCAGATGTCATCATTGAAGAGGCTAACGCTACCTATGTCATGGATAGAGGGTATGGATCGAAGAAAAACTTGATGGACTGGTTGGACAAAGAAATTGATTTTGTTGCCCGTATTGGAAAGAACTTAGTTCTTTACACATTGGAAGAACGAGAACCAACTCACTCGTCTGTTCTAAAAGACGAGACCGTTAATTTTGGTATTTCAAATGAACCCGTTCGCTACATTGAGTTTGTCGATGAAAAGAATCAAGTATATCGGATTTTGACCACTCGCTTTGATTTAACGGATGTGGAAATCCTCGAAATCTACAAAAACCGATGGTTGATTGAACTCTTCTTCAAATGGATAAAGGGTCATCTCAAGATGAAAAAGATATGGAGTACCAAACCGCAAGGTATCTGGAATCACATGTTTCTAGCACTAATCGCATACGGGCTATCACTGTTAATCAAGCTTCAACTGAACTCAACGAAGACGGCATGGAACTTCTTTCGAGTCTTACAGATTTATTTATTCCAACCGGCAGACAGAATCTTGAATGAGTTAAACCGAAGGAAGAAACCATCCAAAGGAAGGCAGAAAGTGCAAAAACCTCTGGGGAAAAAGAATCTGTTTTTTGGTGATACTGGGATTGTGATGGTGAAAGAAAAGAAAACGAAGAAGAAATAA
- a CDS encoding SDR family oxidoreductase, translating into MAKTIFITGAGSGLGRGAALGLAKEGHRVIATTELTSQKTDLMREAEDKGLEMEVFKLDITNPRDQEQIAKYDFDVFVANAAINEGGPLAEVPMDRFRALFEVNVFGTLETAQIAAKKLVEKGSGKIIFMSSMAGISATPYVGPYTATKHAVEGIAQTMKSELEEFGVKVATINPGAFETGFNKRSGEEIWKWFDDEKNFTRREDIEKQQEGLKDQFDPEDMIKKMIEIIPAENHKFRTVYPEETEKQLKETQKERWEMKI; encoded by the coding sequence ATGGCTAAGACGATTTTTATCACAGGTGCAGGGAGCGGACTTGGAAGAGGCGCAGCGCTCGGATTGGCAAAGGAAGGACACCGGGTGATCGCGACGACGGAACTCACTTCACAGAAGACAGATCTCATGCGGGAAGCGGAAGATAAAGGGCTGGAGATGGAAGTATTCAAGCTCGACATCACCAATCCGCGCGATCAGGAACAAATCGCAAAATATGATTTCGATGTGTTTGTGGCGAATGCGGCGATCAATGAAGGCGGACCTTTGGCGGAAGTGCCGATGGACCGGTTCCGCGCCCTTTTTGAGGTGAATGTATTCGGGACGCTGGAAACTGCACAGATAGCGGCAAAGAAACTGGTTGAGAAGGGAAGCGGGAAAATCATCTTCATGAGCTCGATGGCGGGGATTTCAGCGACGCCTTATGTCGGCCCGTATACAGCAACAAAGCATGCAGTCGAAGGGATCGCCCAAACGATGAAGTCAGAACTTGAAGAATTCGGGGTGAAAGTGGCAACCATCAACCCGGGAGCCTTTGAGACAGGCTTCAACAAACGAAGCGGAGAGGAAATCTGGAAGTGGTTCGATGATGAAAAGAATTTCACCCGCAGAGAAGACATCGAAAAGCAGCAGGAAGGGCTGAAAGATCAGTTCGATCCTGAGGATATGATTAAAAAGATGATTGAAATCATTCCGGCAGAGAACCATAAATTCCGGACCGTTTATCCTGAAGAAACGGAGAAACAGCTGAAGGAAACACAGAAGGAACGCTGGGAGATGAAGATTTAA
- a CDS encoding 5'-methylthioadenosine/S-adenosylhomocysteine nucleosidase → MVKKLSTFIILAVLAIGGLTGCSTSQEQGTAAAKAKQPIIVQGPMPIEAEKLAEQLDKVKEEKSGSFVFYKGKLDGYPVIIAKTGKGMENTAAATAVAIEKYNPAAIINQGTSGGHDPDLHVFDIVLGKRTVNVGSLKTGSLDENEGIEPKNWIPMDLLASEGSAGEDPDAENIRYFEGDEELLAAANAVKDEYEKGKVVEGTIGSADVWNNEVDRINWFHEKYGTSVEEMEGAAGAQIAAAYDVPYLGIRVLSNNKVNGGKYNPETAEANQAYVLEVLKEYIKNQ, encoded by the coding sequence ATGGTAAAAAAACTATCGACATTCATCATCCTGGCTGTTCTGGCAATCGGGGGACTGACAGGATGCAGCACCTCACAAGAGCAAGGGACAGCCGCAGCAAAAGCAAAACAGCCGATCATCGTACAGGGGCCGATGCCGATCGAGGCTGAAAAACTGGCGGAACAATTGGATAAAGTAAAAGAAGAGAAATCAGGCTCTTTTGTCTTTTATAAAGGGAAGCTGGATGGTTATCCGGTGATCATTGCAAAAACAGGGAAAGGCATGGAAAATACGGCAGCTGCAACGGCAGTCGCCATTGAAAAATACAACCCGGCTGCAATCATCAATCAAGGAACGTCAGGCGGGCATGATCCCGACTTACATGTATTTGATATTGTGTTGGGGAAGAGAACGGTGAATGTGGGCTCATTAAAGACAGGCTCTTTAGATGAGAATGAAGGAATCGAACCTAAGAACTGGATCCCAATGGACCTTCTGGCATCTGAAGGAAGTGCCGGTGAAGATCCGGATGCCGAAAACATCCGCTACTTCGAAGGCGATGAAGAACTGCTTGCAGCTGCCAATGCAGTGAAAGATGAATACGAGAAAGGGAAAGTCGTGGAAGGAACGATCGGTTCTGCCGACGTGTGGAATAATGAAGTCGACCGGATCAACTGGTTCCATGAAAAGTACGGCACCTCCGTCGAAGAAATGGAAGGTGCTGCGGGGGCCCAGATTGCCGCAGCTTATGATGTCCCTTACCTTGGAATAAGAGTGTTATCCAACAATAAAGTGAACGGCGGAAAGTATAATCCCGAAACAGCAGAAGCCAACCAGGCCTATGTCTTGGAAGTCCTGAAAGAATACATTAAAAATCAATAA
- a CDS encoding NADP-dependent oxidoreductase: MRAIVIDQYGDKEVLNEREVEQPDIGDDQVLLSNRATSINPIDWKVRQGYLKEMLPFEFPIILGWDCAGVVARKGKNVEGFEIGDRVFARPETTNQGTYAEYVVVDENLLAPMPDTMSFEEAAAIPLAGLTAWQCLVDFSSIKEGEKVLIHAGSGGVGNFAIQIAKSFGAYVATTASGKNEEFVKSLGADQFINYKEEDFSEVLNDFDIVLDTMGGEIQSGSYKVLKKGGKLVSIAQPPSEDEAKEYGVEAGFLWLEPKGEQLKQLADLYEKGELKPIIGETFPFNEQGLKDAHALSETHHAKGKIVIKVMEG; encoded by the coding sequence ATGAGAGCGATTGTTATCGATCAATATGGTGATAAGGAAGTACTGAATGAAAGGGAGGTGGAGCAGCCGGATATTGGAGACGATCAAGTACTTCTATCCAACCGCGCCACTTCAATCAACCCAATCGATTGGAAGGTACGTCAAGGGTATCTGAAGGAGATGCTCCCGTTTGAATTCCCAATCATTTTAGGCTGGGATTGTGCTGGCGTCGTAGCCAGGAAAGGGAAGAATGTAGAAGGTTTTGAAATCGGAGACAGAGTATTTGCCAGACCCGAGACGACAAACCAAGGGACATATGCCGAGTATGTTGTCGTGGATGAGAACCTGCTCGCCCCTATGCCTGACACGATGAGTTTTGAAGAAGCAGCAGCGATCCCGCTTGCCGGATTGACGGCCTGGCAGTGCCTGGTTGATTTTTCAAGCATAAAAGAGGGGGAGAAGGTCCTCATCCATGCGGGTTCCGGAGGTGTCGGGAATTTTGCCATCCAGATCGCCAAAAGCTTCGGTGCATACGTTGCCACGACGGCGAGCGGCAAGAATGAAGAGTTTGTGAAGTCACTGGGTGCAGACCAGTTCATCAATTACAAAGAAGAAGATTTCAGCGAGGTTCTTAATGACTTTGATATCGTCCTTGATACAATGGGCGGAGAGATCCAGTCGGGCAGCTATAAAGTATTGAAAAAAGGCGGGAAGCTCGTTTCCATCGCCCAGCCTCCCAGTGAGGATGAAGCAAAGGAGTACGGCGTCGAAGCCGGTTTCCTGTGGCTCGAGCCGAAAGGCGAGCAATTGAAGCAGCTTGCAGACCTCTATGAAAAAGGGGAGCTGAAGCCAATCATAGGTGAAACCTTCCCTTTCAATGAACAAGGGTTGAAAGATGCACACGCATTGAGTGAAACCCATCATGCAAAAGGGAAAATTGTCATTAAAGTGATGGAAGGTTAA